A single region of the Manihot esculenta cultivar AM560-2 chromosome 12, M.esculenta_v8, whole genome shotgun sequence genome encodes:
- the LOC110628437 gene encoding homeobox-DDT domain protein RLT3 isoform X1, with translation MEMKRKSPFQLEALEKFYAEQKYPTLTAMEELAAVLDLTLKQVQGWFVEKRRRDKSKDMSIEPPCLSKKLSVVKGRNGLGVAPANRKIHKQQNSLIVHASSDDADRIHKNKRKKKSILIQDFLTPDYILRKIFRKDGPPLGVAFDSLPSRALHNGEDSRNSSATCQENERAKRRKVSKQGKLSCQDNNDDAPVKKHGIGKGLMTVWRATNPNGGDFPTGIPVADREIVPQISTPVARKPLRQQKRKRQLVSIMKQRRLENKSQHRRKFSIKRREVESKRDESQNHPCKEKCELALEGVISQERADQLTMLLDDEELELRELQAGPNPLTCSEHCANNRLHGCTLCKDLLPKFPPNSVKMKQPFAKQPWDSSPETVKKLFKVFHFLYTYSVAIDICPFTLDEFAQAFYDKDSLLLGKLHVALLKLLLSDVEKEINSGFLPQLSISCQFLALIHSVEAQEFVVEFWRKSLNPLTWTEIMRQVLVAAGFGSRQGSLHRESLSKEMSLMVKYGLRPGTLKGELFKLLSERGNNGLKVPDLAKSLQITELTVGKTTEELELLISSTLSSDITLFEKISPSAYRLRISTLSKETNDFQSDNEDSGSVHDDFNDCGTCSSSDSECDSDNTNSRKPKYSNHHGRKKNMLTIYNEIDESHPGEVWLLGLMEGEYSDLSIEEKLNALVALIDLLSAGSSIRMEDVKRPAVESVPKMHHYGSGAKIKRSSLKQDNLPRPSWVHVGQLDNSRESYSLSTSRPIDSSALIVRFNEGEKAPGKGMKETGGVDLHPLQSIFLGSDRRHNRYWLFLGPCNSHDPGHKRVYFESSEDGHWEVIDTQEALRGLLSILDDRGTREARLIESLEKREAFLCQEMARNVVNHAENRHLTRSDQLELEIIREDSTSPVSDVDNNLSLTEVMKDSLPPCGAIILGGKKEEEDNRKWSCLQEFDAWLWNNFYCDLNAVKRIKRSYFESLTRCETCHDLYWRDEKHCRICHTTFELDFDLEERYAIHSATCREKGVKEMLPKHKVLPSQLQSLKAAVHAIELAMPEEALLGAWTKSAHRLWVKRLRRTSSLAELLQVVADFVAAINEDWLCQCDVVHDSNTPMEEIIACFPAMPQTSSALALWLVKLDDLISPYLESIQCGNNQESGTKCTGKQASTLGAHSHDI, from the exons atggagatgaagagaaaatcaCCATTTCAGCTTGAAGCCCTTGAGAAATTCTATGCTG AACAGAAGTATCCTACTCTTACAGCTATGGAAGAGCTTGCTGCAGTCCTGGACCTGACATTAAAGCAGGTACAGGGATGGTTTGTTGAGAAGAGGAGGAGGGACAAAAGCAAGGATATGTCGATTGAACCCCCTTGTTTGAGCAAGAAACTCTCAGTTGTAAAAGGAAGAAATGGATTGGGAGTTGCCCCTGCTAATAGAAAGATACATAAACAGCAGAACAGTTTGATTGTGCATGCATCTTCAGATGATGCAGACAGGATTCATAAAaataagaggaagaagaagtcAATTCTTATTCAGGATTTTTTGACTCCAGATTATATTTTAAGGAAGATTTTTCGCAAAGATGGTCCTCCCCTTGGTGTCGCATTTGATTCTCTTCCTTCTAGGGCATTACACAATGGTGAAG ACTCCAGAAATTCTAGTGCTACTTGCCAAGAGAATGAAAGAGCAAAAAGGAGAAAG GTATCCAAGCAGGGCAAATTGAGTTGTCAGGATAATAATGATGATGCTCCTGTGAAGAAACATGGTATTGGCAAAGGTCTGATGACAGTGTGGCGGGCGACAAATCCAAATGGTGGAGATTTTCCTACAGGAATTCCTGTTGCTGACAGGGAAATAGTACCTCAAATATCAACTCCTGTAGCACGAAAACCTCTACGCCAACAGAAAAGAAAACGGCAATTAGTGTCTATAATG AAGCAGAGAAGGTTGGAAAATAAATCGCAGCATAGGAGGAAGTTTTCTATTAAACGGAGAGAG GTGGAATCTAAAAGGGACGAGTCTCAGAATCATCCTTGCAAAGAAAAATGTGAACTTGCTTTGGAAGGAGTGATATCTCAGGAACGTGCTGATCAATTAACTATGCTATTGGATGATGAAGAGCTAGAGCTGAGAGAATTACAAGCTGGGCCAAATCCACTGACATGTTCGGAACATTGTGCAAACAATAGGCTACATGGTTGTACCCTTTGCAAAG ATTTGCTGCCAAAATTTCCTCCAAATTCTGTTAAGATGAAGCAACCATTCGCCAAGCAGCCTTGGGATTCCTCTCCAGAGACAGTGAAAAAACTATTTAAG GTTTTCCATTTTCTTTACACTTATTCTGTTGCAATTGATATTTGCCCCTTCACTCTTGATGAATTTGCTCAAGCATTCTATGATAAG GATTCTTTGTTACTTGGAAAACTTCATGTGGCCCTTCTGAAGCTTCTTTTATCTGATGTGGAAAAGGAGATTAATAGTGGATTTCTTCCCCAGTTGAGCATATCTTGTCAGTTTCTTGCACTTATTCATTCG GTTGAAGCTCAAGAATTTGTTGTAGAGTTCTGGAGGAAGTCTCTCAATCCCCTTACATGGACAGAAATAATGCGTCAAGTCTTGGTTGCAGCTGGTTTTGGTTCAAGGCAAGGTTCATTGCATAGGGAATCCCTTAGTAAG GAGATGAGCCTCATGGTGAAGTATGGCCTACGTCCTGGAACTTTGAAGGGTGAATTGTTTAAACTGTTGTCAGAGAGAGGAAATAATGGATTGAAAGTTCCTGACTTGGCAAAGTCATTGCAG atcaCAGAACTAACTGTTGGTAAGACGACTGAGGAACTAGAACTTCTAATAAGTTCTACTCTTTCAAGTGATATTACTTTATTTGAAAAGATCTCACCATCTGCTTATCGTCTGCGCATTAGTACTCTTTCAAAAGAAACCAATGATTTTCAATCTGATAATGAGGACTCTGGAAGTGTTCATGATGACTTCAATGATTGTGGAACATGTAGCAGCAGTGATTCTGAGTGTGACTCAGATAATACCAATTCAAGAAAACCTAAGTATAGTAACCATCATGGAAGAAAAAAGAACATGTTGACTATTTACAATGAAATTGATGAAAGCCACCCAGGAGAAGTGTGGTTGCTAGGACTCATGGAAGGTGAATATTCAGATTTAAGCATTGAGGAAAAGTTGAATGCTTTGGTGGCTCTGATTGATCTCCTCAGTGCTGGATCTAGTATTAGAATGGAG GATGTAAAAAGACCTGCTGTTGAATCTGTTCCAAAAATGCATCATTATGGCTCTGGAGCAAAAATAAAGAGATCATCATTGAAGCAAGATAACTTGCCCAGGCCATCCTGGGTCCATGTTGGACAACTGGATAATTCAAGAGAATCATATTCATTATCTACATCTCGCCCAATTGATTCTTCTGCCTTAATCGTAAGGTTTAATGAAGGGGAAAAGGCCCCTggcaaaggcatgaaagagacAGGAGGGGTCGATTTACATCCACTTCAGTCTATCTTCTTGGGTTCTGATCGTAGGCACAATAGATATTGGCTTTTCTTGGGCCCTTGTAATTCACATGATCCTGGCCATAAGAGAGTTTATTTTGAATCTTCTGAAGATGGTCACTGGGAAGTGATTGATACCCAAGAG GCATTGCGTGGTTTGTTGTCAATTTTGGATGACAGAGGAACACGAGAGGCTCGCCTTATTGAATCATTGGAGAAGCGGGAAGCTTTTCTTTGCCAAGAGATGGCAAGAAACGTGGTAAATCATGCTGAAAACAGACACTTGACTCGATCAGATCAACTTGAGCTGGAAATAATCAGAGAAGACAGTACATCTCCAGTGTCTGATGTAGACAACAACCTGAGCCTTACTGAGGTCATGAAAGATTCTTTGCCTCCATGTGGTGCAATAATTCTTGGAGggaagaaagaggaagaagacAACAGGAAATGGAGCTGTCTTCAGGAgtttgatgcatggttatggAATAATTTTTACTGTGATCTTAATGCTGTTAAACGTATCAAGAGGTCTTATTTTGAATCACTTACTAGATGTGAAACTTGTCATGATCTGTACTGGAGAGATGAGAAACACTGTAGGATTTGTCATACGACGTTTGAACTTGATTTTGACCTTGAAGAAAGATATGCTATCCATTCAGCCACATGTAGAGAGAAAGGAGTCAAAGAAATGTTGCCAAAACATAAAGTTCTGCCATCACAGTTGCAATCATTGAAAGCTGCAGTCCATGCAATTGAG TTAGCGATGCCAGAAGAAGCTTTGCTGGGAGCTTGGACAAAGTCTGCTCATAGGTTGTGGGTCAAACGGCTTAGACGCACCTCATCTTTGGCAGAGCTTTTGCAG GTTGTTGCTGATTTTGTTGCCGCAATTAATGAGGATTGGTTATGTCAATGTGATGTCGTGCATGATTCCAATACTCCTATGGAAGAAATTATTGCATGCTTTCCAGCTATGCCTCAAACGTCATCCGCACTTGCTCTCTGGTTGGTGAAATTGGATGACTTAATTTCTCCATATTTGGAAAGCATTCAGTGTGGAAACAATCAGGAAAGTGGAACCAAATGTACAG GCAAGCAAGCTTCTACGCTTGGAGCTCACAGCCATGACATTTGA
- the LOC110628437 gene encoding homeobox-DDT domain protein RLT3 isoform X2 — translation MLKYPTLTAMEELAAVLDLTLKQVQGWFVEKRRRDKSKDMSIEPPCLSKKLSVVKGRNGLGVAPANRKIHKQQNSLIVHASSDDADRIHKNKRKKKSILIQDFLTPDYILRKIFRKDGPPLGVAFDSLPSRALHNGEDSRNSSATCQENERAKRRKVSKQGKLSCQDNNDDAPVKKHGIGKGLMTVWRATNPNGGDFPTGIPVADREIVPQISTPVARKPLRQQKRKRQLVSIMKQRRLENKSQHRRKFSIKRREVESKRDESQNHPCKEKCELALEGVISQERADQLTMLLDDEELELRELQAGPNPLTCSEHCANNRLHGCTLCKDLLPKFPPNSVKMKQPFAKQPWDSSPETVKKLFKVFHFLYTYSVAIDICPFTLDEFAQAFYDKDSLLLGKLHVALLKLLLSDVEKEINSGFLPQLSISCQFLALIHSVEAQEFVVEFWRKSLNPLTWTEIMRQVLVAAGFGSRQGSLHRESLSKEMSLMVKYGLRPGTLKGELFKLLSERGNNGLKVPDLAKSLQITELTVGKTTEELELLISSTLSSDITLFEKISPSAYRLRISTLSKETNDFQSDNEDSGSVHDDFNDCGTCSSSDSECDSDNTNSRKPKYSNHHGRKKNMLTIYNEIDESHPGEVWLLGLMEGEYSDLSIEEKLNALVALIDLLSAGSSIRMEDVKRPAVESVPKMHHYGSGAKIKRSSLKQDNLPRPSWVHVGQLDNSRESYSLSTSRPIDSSALIVRFNEGEKAPGKGMKETGGVDLHPLQSIFLGSDRRHNRYWLFLGPCNSHDPGHKRVYFESSEDGHWEVIDTQEALRGLLSILDDRGTREARLIESLEKREAFLCQEMARNVVNHAENRHLTRSDQLELEIIREDSTSPVSDVDNNLSLTEVMKDSLPPCGAIILGGKKEEEDNRKWSCLQEFDAWLWNNFYCDLNAVKRIKRSYFESLTRCETCHDLYWRDEKHCRICHTTFELDFDLEERYAIHSATCREKGVKEMLPKHKVLPSQLQSLKAAVHAIELAMPEEALLGAWTKSAHRLWVKRLRRTSSLAELLQVVADFVAAINEDWLCQCDVVHDSNTPMEEIIACFPAMPQTSSALALWLVKLDDLISPYLESIQCGNNQESGTKCTGKQASTLGAHSHDI, via the exons ATGCTG AAGTATCCTACTCTTACAGCTATGGAAGAGCTTGCTGCAGTCCTGGACCTGACATTAAAGCAGGTACAGGGATGGTTTGTTGAGAAGAGGAGGAGGGACAAAAGCAAGGATATGTCGATTGAACCCCCTTGTTTGAGCAAGAAACTCTCAGTTGTAAAAGGAAGAAATGGATTGGGAGTTGCCCCTGCTAATAGAAAGATACATAAACAGCAGAACAGTTTGATTGTGCATGCATCTTCAGATGATGCAGACAGGATTCATAAAaataagaggaagaagaagtcAATTCTTATTCAGGATTTTTTGACTCCAGATTATATTTTAAGGAAGATTTTTCGCAAAGATGGTCCTCCCCTTGGTGTCGCATTTGATTCTCTTCCTTCTAGGGCATTACACAATGGTGAAG ACTCCAGAAATTCTAGTGCTACTTGCCAAGAGAATGAAAGAGCAAAAAGGAGAAAG GTATCCAAGCAGGGCAAATTGAGTTGTCAGGATAATAATGATGATGCTCCTGTGAAGAAACATGGTATTGGCAAAGGTCTGATGACAGTGTGGCGGGCGACAAATCCAAATGGTGGAGATTTTCCTACAGGAATTCCTGTTGCTGACAGGGAAATAGTACCTCAAATATCAACTCCTGTAGCACGAAAACCTCTACGCCAACAGAAAAGAAAACGGCAATTAGTGTCTATAATG AAGCAGAGAAGGTTGGAAAATAAATCGCAGCATAGGAGGAAGTTTTCTATTAAACGGAGAGAG GTGGAATCTAAAAGGGACGAGTCTCAGAATCATCCTTGCAAAGAAAAATGTGAACTTGCTTTGGAAGGAGTGATATCTCAGGAACGTGCTGATCAATTAACTATGCTATTGGATGATGAAGAGCTAGAGCTGAGAGAATTACAAGCTGGGCCAAATCCACTGACATGTTCGGAACATTGTGCAAACAATAGGCTACATGGTTGTACCCTTTGCAAAG ATTTGCTGCCAAAATTTCCTCCAAATTCTGTTAAGATGAAGCAACCATTCGCCAAGCAGCCTTGGGATTCCTCTCCAGAGACAGTGAAAAAACTATTTAAG GTTTTCCATTTTCTTTACACTTATTCTGTTGCAATTGATATTTGCCCCTTCACTCTTGATGAATTTGCTCAAGCATTCTATGATAAG GATTCTTTGTTACTTGGAAAACTTCATGTGGCCCTTCTGAAGCTTCTTTTATCTGATGTGGAAAAGGAGATTAATAGTGGATTTCTTCCCCAGTTGAGCATATCTTGTCAGTTTCTTGCACTTATTCATTCG GTTGAAGCTCAAGAATTTGTTGTAGAGTTCTGGAGGAAGTCTCTCAATCCCCTTACATGGACAGAAATAATGCGTCAAGTCTTGGTTGCAGCTGGTTTTGGTTCAAGGCAAGGTTCATTGCATAGGGAATCCCTTAGTAAG GAGATGAGCCTCATGGTGAAGTATGGCCTACGTCCTGGAACTTTGAAGGGTGAATTGTTTAAACTGTTGTCAGAGAGAGGAAATAATGGATTGAAAGTTCCTGACTTGGCAAAGTCATTGCAG atcaCAGAACTAACTGTTGGTAAGACGACTGAGGAACTAGAACTTCTAATAAGTTCTACTCTTTCAAGTGATATTACTTTATTTGAAAAGATCTCACCATCTGCTTATCGTCTGCGCATTAGTACTCTTTCAAAAGAAACCAATGATTTTCAATCTGATAATGAGGACTCTGGAAGTGTTCATGATGACTTCAATGATTGTGGAACATGTAGCAGCAGTGATTCTGAGTGTGACTCAGATAATACCAATTCAAGAAAACCTAAGTATAGTAACCATCATGGAAGAAAAAAGAACATGTTGACTATTTACAATGAAATTGATGAAAGCCACCCAGGAGAAGTGTGGTTGCTAGGACTCATGGAAGGTGAATATTCAGATTTAAGCATTGAGGAAAAGTTGAATGCTTTGGTGGCTCTGATTGATCTCCTCAGTGCTGGATCTAGTATTAGAATGGAG GATGTAAAAAGACCTGCTGTTGAATCTGTTCCAAAAATGCATCATTATGGCTCTGGAGCAAAAATAAAGAGATCATCATTGAAGCAAGATAACTTGCCCAGGCCATCCTGGGTCCATGTTGGACAACTGGATAATTCAAGAGAATCATATTCATTATCTACATCTCGCCCAATTGATTCTTCTGCCTTAATCGTAAGGTTTAATGAAGGGGAAAAGGCCCCTggcaaaggcatgaaagagacAGGAGGGGTCGATTTACATCCACTTCAGTCTATCTTCTTGGGTTCTGATCGTAGGCACAATAGATATTGGCTTTTCTTGGGCCCTTGTAATTCACATGATCCTGGCCATAAGAGAGTTTATTTTGAATCTTCTGAAGATGGTCACTGGGAAGTGATTGATACCCAAGAG GCATTGCGTGGTTTGTTGTCAATTTTGGATGACAGAGGAACACGAGAGGCTCGCCTTATTGAATCATTGGAGAAGCGGGAAGCTTTTCTTTGCCAAGAGATGGCAAGAAACGTGGTAAATCATGCTGAAAACAGACACTTGACTCGATCAGATCAACTTGAGCTGGAAATAATCAGAGAAGACAGTACATCTCCAGTGTCTGATGTAGACAACAACCTGAGCCTTACTGAGGTCATGAAAGATTCTTTGCCTCCATGTGGTGCAATAATTCTTGGAGggaagaaagaggaagaagacAACAGGAAATGGAGCTGTCTTCAGGAgtttgatgcatggttatggAATAATTTTTACTGTGATCTTAATGCTGTTAAACGTATCAAGAGGTCTTATTTTGAATCACTTACTAGATGTGAAACTTGTCATGATCTGTACTGGAGAGATGAGAAACACTGTAGGATTTGTCATACGACGTTTGAACTTGATTTTGACCTTGAAGAAAGATATGCTATCCATTCAGCCACATGTAGAGAGAAAGGAGTCAAAGAAATGTTGCCAAAACATAAAGTTCTGCCATCACAGTTGCAATCATTGAAAGCTGCAGTCCATGCAATTGAG TTAGCGATGCCAGAAGAAGCTTTGCTGGGAGCTTGGACAAAGTCTGCTCATAGGTTGTGGGTCAAACGGCTTAGACGCACCTCATCTTTGGCAGAGCTTTTGCAG GTTGTTGCTGATTTTGTTGCCGCAATTAATGAGGATTGGTTATGTCAATGTGATGTCGTGCATGATTCCAATACTCCTATGGAAGAAATTATTGCATGCTTTCCAGCTATGCCTCAAACGTCATCCGCACTTGCTCTCTGGTTGGTGAAATTGGATGACTTAATTTCTCCATATTTGGAAAGCATTCAGTGTGGAAACAATCAGGAAAGTGGAACCAAATGTACAG GCAAGCAAGCTTCTACGCTTGGAGCTCACAGCCATGACATTTGA